Proteins found in one Oncorhynchus mykiss isolate Arlee chromosome 3, USDA_OmykA_1.1, whole genome shotgun sequence genomic segment:
- the LOC110519336 gene encoding prolactin regulatory element-binding protein isoform X2: MGKWRMPDLYRAPFPLYTIKVDPKTGWVITAGGGGASKTGIKNAVHFLGLELVGDQHCATLVHSHDTDTRATMNLAIGGDVIAAGQDGRCSLMRFRQRQTRGKAAAKDGGGSEQGAARRRAGKGGKGSEGAAAARGNVSEMKDNTTQISVDTFGEVQSDLNPQDPLQKCVRFSPDLSLLLTGGTDGHIRVWEYPSLKEKLDFKAHEGEIEDLDISPNNKHLVTVGRDFACSIWSGNQLAMSLCWHEKMPQIAAKSYRYMACRFGKVEDQKDTLRLYTVQIPHKRDRKPPQCYLSKWDGQNFLPMLTNPCGTEVISTLAVSDSGTFLGLGTVTGSVAIYIAFSLQKLYYVQESHGIVVTDLAFLPDTPKGQSLKGNNEAAMLSVAVDCRCQMHTVRNRRSFPIWLVLFFCGLMVVGAVLLLQHLFPGFI, translated from the exons ATGGGCAAATGGAGGATGCCAGACCTGTATAGGGCCCCCTTCCCCCTCTACACAATCAAAGTCGACCCCAAAACAGGATGGGTGATCACTGCAGGAGGGGGAGGTGCTTCCAAAACGGGCATAAAGAATGCAGTG CACTTCCTGGGTTTGGAGTTGGTAGGAGACCAGCACTGTGCCACCCTGGTGCACTCTCATGACACAGACACGCGTGCCACCATGAACCTGGCAATAGGCGGGGATGTGATCGCCGCAGGGCAGGACGGCAGATGCAGCCTCATGCGCTTCAGACAACGCCAGACCAGGGGCAAGGCCGCAGCCAAGGACG GGGGTGGCAGTGAGCAGGGCGCAGCAAGGAGACGAGCTGGGAAAGGGGGTAAGGGTAGTGAGGGAGCTGCTGCTGCTAGGGGCAATGTGTCCGAGATGAAGGATAACACCACCCAGATCTCTGTTGACACGTTTGGGGAGGTGCAGTCGGACCTCAACCCCCAGGACCCCCTCCAGAAGTGTGTGAGGTTCAGTCCCGATCTCAGCCTCCTACTGACTGGCGGAACAGACGGACACATCAGAGTGTGGGAA TACCCCTCCTTAAAAGAGAAGTTGGACTTCAAAGCCCATGAGGGGGAAATTGAAGACTTGGACATCAGTCCGAATAACAAG CACCTTGTGACGGTGGGCCGGGACTTTGCCTGCAGTATATGGAGTGGCAACCAGCTGGCCATGAGCCTCTGTTGGCATGAGAAGATGCCTCAGATAGCAGCAAAGTCATACCGTTATATGGCTTGCAG GTTTGGAAAAGTCGAGGACCAGAAAGACACCCTGAGGCTCTACACCGTCCAGATCCCCCACAAACGAGACAGAAAACCTCCACAATGCTACCTCTCTAAATGGGACGGCCAGAACTTCCTACCCATGCTGACGAACCCCTGCGGCACTGAGGTCATCTCCACCCTGGCTGTCAG TGACTCTGGAACCTTTCTTGGCCTTGGGACAGTGACGGGATCAGTAGCAATCTATATCGCCTTTTCActacag AAGTTGTACTATGTGCAGGAGTCCCACGGCATTGTGGTGACGGATCTGGCCTTCCTGCCCGACACTCCCAAAGGCCAGAGCCTCAAAGGGAACAACGAGGCAGCCATGTTGAGTGTGGCTGTGGACTGCCGCTGTCAGATGCACACTGTGCGCAACCGAA GATCCTTCCCTATCTGGCTGGTGCTGTTCTTCTGTGGCCTCATGGTGGTGGGAGCTGTCCTGCTCCTGCAGCACCTCTTCCCAGGATTCATTTAG
- the LOC110519336 gene encoding prolactin regulatory element-binding protein isoform X1: MGKWRMPDLYRAPFPLYTIKVDPKTGWVITAGGGGASKTGIKNAVHFLGLELVGDQHCATLVHSHDTDTRATMNLAIGGDVIAAGQDGRCSLMRFRQRQTRGKAAAKDAGGGSEQGAARRRAGKGGKGSEGAAAARGNVSEMKDNTTQISVDTFGEVQSDLNPQDPLQKCVRFSPDLSLLLTGGTDGHIRVWEYPSLKEKLDFKAHEGEIEDLDISPNNKHLVTVGRDFACSIWSGNQLAMSLCWHEKMPQIAAKSYRYMACRFGKVEDQKDTLRLYTVQIPHKRDRKPPQCYLSKWDGQNFLPMLTNPCGTEVISTLAVSDSGTFLGLGTVTGSVAIYIAFSLQKLYYVQESHGIVVTDLAFLPDTPKGQSLKGNNEAAMLSVAVDCRCQMHTVRNRRSFPIWLVLFFCGLMVVGAVLLLQHLFPGFI, encoded by the exons ATGGGCAAATGGAGGATGCCAGACCTGTATAGGGCCCCCTTCCCCCTCTACACAATCAAAGTCGACCCCAAAACAGGATGGGTGATCACTGCAGGAGGGGGAGGTGCTTCCAAAACGGGCATAAAGAATGCAGTG CACTTCCTGGGTTTGGAGTTGGTAGGAGACCAGCACTGTGCCACCCTGGTGCACTCTCATGACACAGACACGCGTGCCACCATGAACCTGGCAATAGGCGGGGATGTGATCGCCGCAGGGCAGGACGGCAGATGCAGCCTCATGCGCTTCAGACAACGCCAGACCAGGGGCAAGGCCGCAGCCAAGGACG CAGGGGGTGGCAGTGAGCAGGGCGCAGCAAGGAGACGAGCTGGGAAAGGGGGTAAGGGTAGTGAGGGAGCTGCTGCTGCTAGGGGCAATGTGTCCGAGATGAAGGATAACACCACCCAGATCTCTGTTGACACGTTTGGGGAGGTGCAGTCGGACCTCAACCCCCAGGACCCCCTCCAGAAGTGTGTGAGGTTCAGTCCCGATCTCAGCCTCCTACTGACTGGCGGAACAGACGGACACATCAGAGTGTGGGAA TACCCCTCCTTAAAAGAGAAGTTGGACTTCAAAGCCCATGAGGGGGAAATTGAAGACTTGGACATCAGTCCGAATAACAAG CACCTTGTGACGGTGGGCCGGGACTTTGCCTGCAGTATATGGAGTGGCAACCAGCTGGCCATGAGCCTCTGTTGGCATGAGAAGATGCCTCAGATAGCAGCAAAGTCATACCGTTATATGGCTTGCAG GTTTGGAAAAGTCGAGGACCAGAAAGACACCCTGAGGCTCTACACCGTCCAGATCCCCCACAAACGAGACAGAAAACCTCCACAATGCTACCTCTCTAAATGGGACGGCCAGAACTTCCTACCCATGCTGACGAACCCCTGCGGCACTGAGGTCATCTCCACCCTGGCTGTCAG TGACTCTGGAACCTTTCTTGGCCTTGGGACAGTGACGGGATCAGTAGCAATCTATATCGCCTTTTCActacag AAGTTGTACTATGTGCAGGAGTCCCACGGCATTGTGGTGACGGATCTGGCCTTCCTGCCCGACACTCCCAAAGGCCAGAGCCTCAAAGGGAACAACGAGGCAGCCATGTTGAGTGTGGCTGTGGACTGCCGCTGTCAGATGCACACTGTGCGCAACCGAA GATCCTTCCCTATCTGGCTGGTGCTGTTCTTCTGTGGCCTCATGGTGGTGGGAGCTGTCCTGCTCCTGCAGCACCTCTTCCCAGGATTCATTTAG